The following nucleotide sequence is from Solanum dulcamara chromosome 7, daSolDulc1.2, whole genome shotgun sequence.
attttttgaataaatataatatttaggtCTTAAGttcaattaataaatatttcaaaattttatatagCTGTGTTTATGCACTTATTATCATTGTATAGTATATGCATAATGTGAAAACATAAGCCAAATTTTAGGACTacctatgaagcctctaaattgAAGACAATGATTATATAAaatgaataattaaattaattaaagtataTGTGTCTCCATCAAAAGTAAGAAGTGGTAGCTATCAAAAGCACGAAAAATGGCCTTTATGTTTTACCACAAGGCAATACAAATTAAAGACTTTAATACAATTCTCGATATTGAGTAAATCTCAACATTCCCCTCACTAAAGTTAGAATAAACATACATATGATAACACACTCTTGAAGAATTTGTAAAGGGAACTgttagaaaaaattattatgtaAATAATTCACATTTAAGCAACTAAGACTAAAGTATTTCTTATTTAAGTATATTTTCTCAGTTAAGTATATTCATTATTTCTTTAGTATTTAGAtaatttcaatcaattaaaCTTTTTTATTTACGCATGACTATGACGATTGGTAACTATTTATATGATTACTCTTATGTCTTTACACATCCATTAAATATTTTGTGTGTCATTATGACAGTATTAGCAATCCTTTTGTAGAGCGTTATTGTAATCCTTTGGACAATTATCATTCATGTTGTGTCTCATTATGACAGTAACCCTATATACAATTACTCGTAACCATTTGTATTGTTATCATCTCATGTTGTGTTTCATTATTGCAAAAATACTCACCCTTTATACAATTACTCGTAATTCTTTTATGTGATTATCATTTAATTgaagttaaatcaaattttCTACGATTTTAACTTTAACGATAGTTATGAAACATAAAGCACTTCATAGGTTTTTACTTTAAAGCACACAAAAAATTAGATCCCTACACGTTGCATACAAGAAGtataattaagaaaaaggaCCGGGGTGAATTTTCACATATTGAAGAGGTGGATGTGTAATTCACAAAAAAGTCAATAGATTGCAGTATTTATACTCAAATTTCCGACGATCGCCGGGTCTGAGAAAAAGCTCCTCTCTCCGGGAATGGCAGGAATGGCTGTGTTTGCCTCAAATCTCTCGAGCGAGGTagtcctctctctctctctctctctctctctcatacTCTCTTAAATGTCTACTATGCGTAAAACACTGATCTGACTGCGATTGCGTATACAGACAATCCGTTTTGCTGCCAGTTATGGTCCATGCTTAAACTCATATGTAAATTAGGGTGTTTCTAGTGTAACTGGGTTTTCTTGTAGGATCATCTGCAATTAAGGGTGTTTCTATTGCTTGTTCTGAATTTTCCTCCCTTTTTAGCAAAATCAAAACTGTCTCATACATTTAAGCATCACCTATTGTATCTCAGAGGGACTAGGAAACGCACACCAGATTCCAGAACCAACTAGGCAGTGTAAAATTCAGTTGATTTACACTTTCTACTTCAGACTTATATGTAACAATTGTTGCATATTATAAATCTCCCTTTCCTTAAAAGGTTTCCCATTCTTAAGATACAAATGTTAATGAAATCCTTGTGGATGTTTTATTGATAACCTCTCCAATCTAACAGTGTCTTTTGAAATTCTAGATTGAGGGGTCATGGTATAATGCCTCTAATCAAAtgttaatataattaaataaaaagtcatatgaaggaaaaaaaacacaACAGAAGAATTTCTTATATtagaggatttttttttttacatttggCCATTACAGAGGGATCCACACCCACATTGGACGAAACAGTGAGTTTTTCCAGATTGGCCTGTCAAAGGTGGGATTAGACTAGATAAAATCATCTCAACCAATCGGTCCTCATGTTAAACGACCCCTAAAGGTGTCAATActttagtataaaataatgaatGAATTGATCAGATTGTTAGAATCATAAATAGAATATCATTTGTTAATGCTGTAATGTTCTGAGCAAATGTACAGACAGTGATCTTCTtagatcttctttccagttaTGGTTACTTGACAAGTTGGTAAAATTTGCAAGTATCCTATGCTACTTCCACCAGTTTCAGAGTGTTTGAACTGGCCAACCACTCTTGTTCTGCAACCCTTGAGGTTCATCTTACAATTTGACTTTTCAAGCTTCACTAAAACTTGCCTTCTATTACTGGTCATCCTTGTGCTTATAATTttcatttatgtcatgcattcaGAAGGTATaggctctttcttcttttctgaTCTCACATCACTTTCTTTTTATGCAGATTGGGTTAAAATTGCTTCTTAGCCCGCTTAATACTAATGTAATTGTCCGCACTGCATGGTGAGCTCTTATTCGAGTCTGGAGATTTTGTTTTCATGATCCCAGTTGATTTTTTCCGTTGTCACTTTTGTGTTTAAGAAGGCATCCTACACTTGGGATAAGCCAAATGCAAAAGTTTCAGTGCCGTTTCATGAGCCTGAAGAAGTTTTATTTCTAACAGACATTCTGAACTCTACTTGTTTAGCTGTTTCTATTATTTGGAAAAGTGAAGATTCTAATTAACATTTTAAGGATATTTGCAGCTGTTCTGTAGGGATTGTTTTGCCTGTTTATTCTACCTTCAAAGCAATTGAGATGGGGAGTCAAAATGAGAAACATAAATGGCTTCTGTACTGGGCAGGTGATGATGCTTTCCAAAACGTTACAAATTTTCTTTTGCTTTGCAAATCTTGGAATTGCATTTTGCTCCACAAGATACTGATTGATGTCCTCACCACAAAATATCTCTGTTAAGTTCTATAGTATGTCCTCCTGTTTTCCCTAATACCATCTGAAACTATTGCTGGGATATAATCTAAGAGATCATTTGAAAAAGCAATAAAACGAAGCTGTTGACTCTACTGAACAAGAAAATATAACAAGAATTTAAGCTAGATCCTCCTTTAATCATCTCATTTTTTGTAAGAATGACGCTGCTATACTTGTAATATCTCAATTACTTGCTACGTCTCGGACTCGAGTGCGGATATCGGATACGGGTGCGGATCTAGAGGCCAGATTCCTCATCTCATAAATTTTAGGATTCTGATGTATGGATCCAAGTGTGGATACGGTCAATAAATGTATATTACAAcatatataagtatatatatttatatttcgATTTATGTATGATATTGAACTAACACTAATAAACTTAATTCTTTAATGACACCTACTTTTATTCACAAGATATCTCGTGTAATAGCAAAGTGTTATATATAATATGAGATAAACccaaaaatcaaaccaaataccTTCCAATCTGTACTTTGTGGTAATAGATGTAGTCAAAGCACCGCACCCAAGGTAAGTTGACCAGATCTGgtgtggatcccacacccaaatTGTGTTGGATTGACACAAGCGCGGCAAGGACTTTGAAGGGTCAAAGGAAACATACAGTGGCGAATCTAAGATTTTTAGAACATGGGGTGCACCACtacaagaagaaagaaaaaatttatGAAGTGGAATTGATCCCTAGTTTTAGATTTATGTGATTGCCATTATCTTGCCCATATATCTCTTTTAAATGAATCATAAGTTACTCTCTCACTTCCTCTCTGCTTGCAGCATATGGATCTTTCAGTATCGTTGAAGCATTCACAGATAAATTTCTCTACTGGTACTGCTTCCATTTTTGTTTTCTAATTTGTTTATAGCCAGTCTCATGTGGTTACATGGGGTTATTAGTTTGGGAATACCAACTTTTACTAGCCTTGCTCTTGTAACATGGAAGAGCTTTGTCTTATTTTATAGGTTCCCACTATACTATCATGTGAAGCTCGCATTTCTTGTTTGGCTTCAACTTCCATCTGCTGAGGTGAGTTCAACAGATATATTTGTTTCTTGAACTttatctttctctttctttccattTCGCTTATCGTGCTTGGGGGGTTGGGATTGGTGTAAAACACAATTCACTTTCATGGTTTATGTATCCCGAATATATAAATCCTTCCCCATTCCAAAAGCCTAGTGCTTGGGAAATAGCCAGTACCTTTACCGTTATGAAGACTGTGACTTTCTGAGCTAACAACTTATAACTGGATACTCTTTCCATATGAAAGCCTTGCTGGTTCTGCTGTTGAATAGAAAACCGAGGAAAGATTGAAGAATAACATGTTTGGGAGGAGAAGATAGATGATGAGATTTACAGAGATGaaaaggagagagagagagagagaaggtaAACAGGTGGAGCTTAGATttcaaataagagaaaaagaACATGGAACTTAGGTTTCAAGCAAGAGACAAGGAAGGTGGGAGCCTAAGAGAGGATGGTTGAGGGATGGGTGGGTGAGGGGAAGCTAGTGAATCTGGCAGACAGTGGAAAATAGAGAATGGTGAAGATAGTGAACCATGTTTAATAGTTAAAATAATCATCATTGGGCCCTTTTGTAACTTTTTTGTACGAGTGAAAATTAGCATTACGATGTCCTAATCTCAACATACTTGCGAGCGTATCCGGCCAAACATCCtggaaataaaaaatatctagcTGTTTTTGAGTTGAATTCAGCTGAACTGCTTAATTAGAGTTAAGGatgtagtttttttaaaaaaaaactgatAAGGATATAGCTTTAGCTTGAAGTATATACTTACTTTTTCACCCAAAATGGATTTTTGGAAAGTCATGCACTTCTTTTGGTGTTACACAGGGTGCTAAGCAATTGTACACGAACCATCTGCGCCCTTTCCTCATGAGACATCAAGCAAGGCTGGATCATATTTTGGAGTTAATTCATGGAGAATTGGTAAAAGTTATCTGTTAACGTATGTTGTAAATTTGCATATCAAATGTGTAGATGCAACTTGCCATTTAATTGAAGAATATGTAAAGTGTCATCTAGTTCACTTTATTAGGATGCATTGTTGTTGCTTGATGTTTTAGCCGCCTTCCAAAGATTTTCAGAAATTTCTGTACAATGCTGGAAGAAACTGCTATCGTGCATGTAATCTCGTAGGACTGCTTAAGGGTTCTTGTTTCATAGTTTGTCTCTAACATGTATATCCGCAGCTTCTTATGGATTTTTGAATCCTTATTCAGATTGTCTTATGGAAATAAAATATGCAGGCTAAATTTATTAGCACTCACCAAGCAGAAATCCAGTTTGCAAAGGTTCTTCTTGGCAAAACTTTACTATCAGGTAGTTCCTTTATATAAATGATTTCCATCATATATATTTTGACAGGAAACGTCTTCCTTCTTCTTATGTTAGCATCCACGGACTATTTCTTGGTGAACACCATATTTTAGTTTGGAATATGTACCGTGTACATCAAAAGGTGATAAGTTGACCAattaaatttcttcttttatatttagttggaagcattcttcaacaacccGCGCAAGGACGAGTTGTTGGTACAATTGAAGGGCCAGCAGAGCAAGTAGAGACTTCAGAGTCAGAAGATGAATCGTGATGCCCTTTTCAAAGTCAGATAAAAAGTATCTTCTCTCTGTTGTACTTCATATCAACTTAGTTTAGCTTTAGCTTTCGTTCATTTCCGCACTGCATCTTTGATGCAAAAATAGATAGGAGTGATCAGTGTATACATGATTTTCTAAGGAGACAATTTTGTTGTGGGTTTGAGAGTTTCCTTCTCCCTTTTCCTGTAAATATATCAACAGAAAATAGGTTTCACGTTGTTTTAAACCATTTTAGCAGACTTCACGTTGTTTTAAACCATTTTAGCAGACTTTTGTGCAGTTGTTGCTTTTTATGCATTCTGAAATAGTACTTATTTACTGGGAGTGAAGTTGTACTGACTGTCCTACTGATCAGACGCAATGTTTGAAGGATAAACgtggaatttgaatttgaagtgtAGCAAGTTTTAGTTCATTGGATGGTGTATAAAACATGGTGTTGTCCGAAATCGACTAATCCTATTAGATATGTGTCACCTCCATctatcaactcaatctaatctACACTAGGATTGagtaactcaaaaaaaaaaatcacctagTATTGTTTTCATTGGAATTTAAACTTTGAAATCTCATGATTCACTTGCTCCCCACGAGATATTGTGTTGATGATTGGTAACAACATTTAAGTACATAAAATATTGCcatgcatttttttaaaaaaatattgaatttgctACGCAAGAATTTAGTAAATCCTAATTAACATTCTACTTTGACGAAACTTGGACTAATCACACGTTggattgaaaataaattttgattagcTCCAAAGTTGATTTTCAATTATTAGCGATCTGAAAATTGTAAAACgtaataatagtataatacAGTTAGTGCTACAAATTGAAAACTCTCAATTACCTGGGGGTCTTAATAGTATCTTTTCAATAATTAGAGGACCAGTttgtaaataattataataaaccCCTCCATCGGCAAGCAGCAAAATATACCCAAAAGCAACCGACATCGGCGGTTTCAGGTCATATTACGGGTTTCTTCCTCAGTTCATTCTTCTCAATCTGTCACTCATGGCGGCGGCGGCGGTAGCAGAGACCCGAAAGCTCCCGCGGCCGGGAAGGGGCGGAGTTGTGTCCCTCGGTCTGACGGAGGAAGAAGCTAGAGTTCGTGCTATAACGGAGATCGTCAACAACATGGTGGAACTCTCACGGAAAGGCAAGGATGTAGACCTAAATGCGCTAAAGTCAGCAGCGTGCCGCAAATACGGGCTCTCTCGGGCTCCTAAGTTGGTAGAGATGATCGCTGCTTTGCCTGACTCTGAGCGTGAAACACTGCTTCCCAAACTCCGAGCCAAGCCCGTCCGTACAGCCTCGGGCATAGCTGTTGTTGCTGTAATGTCTAAGCCTCATCGTTGTCCTCATATAGCTACTACCGGAAATATTTGTGTCTATTGCCCTGGCGGCCCAGATTCTGATTTTGAGTATAGTACCCAGTCATACACGGGATATGAGCCTACTAGTATGCGAGCTATTCGAGCTAGGTGAGAATCAATTTTTCTCTGTTTTTTTACGCACATACATACCCGTATTTGCAGTTTGATGCTATGAATGATATTCAGTATTCAGTATTTTCACTCTGTCTTGTGGCATATTCAGTATTTTCACTAAGgggtttgaaaaataaaaaattagtgtATGAGATTTGAACTTAAAGCCTCAAAGGTGCATTTTGAACCTCTTGAATCATTGAGTTGACCTATAGTCTTGTGTTAGGGATACAAAATCTGTATATAcacacaaaattttaaaaaaataccttATACGGTGTGTATGTTTTTTTGCTGTGGGGGTTTGTGTGAAACCCGCGCCCCCTCCTAGATCCGCTCCTGCCTCCTTCAATGGCAATCAAATGGAAGTAGCTATCCTGAATTATGCCTTAGGATTTCAGAAGTTCGTCTATACATTTTACTGATAAATGAGAAGCTCATCTATACGTTCATCTTTTTTAATTGGAGAAGTCCTACTGTTATCACCGGAAAGTATCATACATCTGCAGAAAGATAACCATTTAATGCTGGTTAATGTGTCTTTGCATCAGAGATTTGTTAACCTTCcatctaatttttctttttcttgtggAGATAAATATACTAAACTGTGaatattagcttttcttcttcaGGTAATATAGGTCTTAATCTTTAATTTGTTTCTTGTTGGAAAAAAATGTGCCATTTCCTTACACACGACTAACTAGAAAGTCGTTATAATCTCTTACTCAAAAAAGTTATCTTTGGAAAGACAAGATCAGGGTTTGTATCAGAATTAGGGAAAGTACTTATGTGGTTCATTTTCCAGATACAACCCTTATGTACAAGCTCGAAGCCGCATTGATCAACTTAAGAGATTGGGTCACAGTGTTGATAAGGTTTTCCCCCTTGGAAGTACTACTTATTCTTTTCTGATTTTCGTGAATTGTTCCAAAATTGACTGCTTTCCTCATAGTTACGAATGTCTAATTGCAGGTTGAATTCATCTTGATGGGAGGTACATTCATGTCATTGCCTGCAGACTATCGTGATTACTTCACACGGAATCTTCATGATGCTTTATCCGGACATACTTCTGCCAATGTTGAAGAGGCTGTTGCATACTCCGAACATGGGGCGACAAAGTGCATTGGGATGACAATTGAAACGTGAGTAACTATTGGCTACATGAGAGCGGTATAAAAATCATAGTGAAAAACACTTaccaataaaaaagaaaaaatccaaaGGGAAAAGCACCTCGAGAAACATTTTAGCTTATGCTCTGGTCCTCTGTAACTGAGATATCCTcctttttatcaattttgttcTCCTCCCTTTTGTCTTGCTTTTTTCATGTGTGAGCTAGTTCAGATGCTATACTTAAGTTTTTTGGAGGCTTAGATGCTTGGTGGAGCTATTACCTCTGAACAATTTAAGCATATAGCattttattcatatcttttttGTGTACTCAATAATTTGTATTTTGCCAATAGGAGGCCAGACTACTGCCTTGGACCTCATCTGAGACAGATGCTTTCTTACGGTTGTACACGGCTAGAAATTGGAGTCCAGAGTACATATGAGGATGTTGCCCGTGACACCAATAGAGGCCACACTGTAGCAGCTGTGGCTGATTGCTTTTGTTTGGCAAAGGATGCTGGCTTCAAGGTGCTTTTCTAATTTCTTTTTGTTGGTGGTTTTGGTCCAATCTCTACTTTTGGCTCCAGAATCCAGGCTAAAAACCCTTCCACCTCTAATAGCCTACCCTTTCACACTCCCCAAGCGACACGAAAGATGAGccttgaagaagaaattagaaTGGAAACTGGAAAGTCAAATTTATATCTGTAGTTACAATATTATCTATTTCGAGGTATCTTATCTcatttggaaggatttgaaatgaaGCTTTGTCTTGAAGCTGTTGGCGTGATTCACACATTTAATtcctttctatttctttttagaCTTCAACAACATACACCCATTGTAaccccacaagtggggtctttTTGGACTTGAggaatataattttattattatctgttGTTTCTTTTGCTTCGATTACcgtattatttgttgtttttaTCTCATTTATTTTGTAGTGTGGTGTCTTCATTACTATTTTTCCTTTCatacttgattttgatatgttttacttgagCCGAGGTCTATCGataacaacctctctaccttcacaaggtagaTCTTCTCCCTTGTTCTTCCCTCTTCTTATCCTCTTCCTATGATCTTGACCTGTTAAGTGATTTCCGAAAGCTCCCACTATGATTAAAAGCTGCCAATAGTCCACAggggtaagactgcgtacacaTTACCCACTCACCCaccccaaaccccacttgtgggattacactaggtCTGTTGTTTTTGTACTGGTAAAATTTTCATGCATACCTTTGTTAAATTTTTGTAGGTGGTTGCTCATATGATGCCTGACCTTCCAAACGTTGGCGTTGAAAGAGACTTGGAGAGTTTCAAGGAATTCTTTGAGAGTCCTTCATTTAGGACAGATGGGCTTAAAATCTATCCTACACTTGTTATTCGTGGCACGGGACTTTATGAACTGTGGAAAACTGGGAGGTAGTCTACTTTCTGGATTTTGTTATCGCATGTGTTGTTTTTCTGTTGCTGAAGTCATTTTATTTAAATCAGTCAATAAGATTGATCTCATCCAACCTGGTCGGCAATAGCAGTAGACATATTGTTGGATGCAAACTTGAAACTATTACTTCAATTAGGTCATTAGTCATTAGAAGTGTTAACACATGCAGGTATAGAAATTATCCACCAGAGCAACTTGTAGACATTGTAGCTAGGATACTTTCTATGGTGCCACCTTGGACACGCGTTTACAGGGTCCAACGTGATATCCCTATGCCTTTAGTGACTTCTGGAGTTGAGAAAGGGAATCTCCGAGAATTAGCTTTAGCTCGAATGGATGATCTTGGCTTGAAATGCCGAGATGTCCGAACACGCGAAGCTGGTATCCaggtaatataatttttgtatCTAGTTTCTTGCATCTCTTACAGTGTGGTCTCAGAACTCAAATGATTTGATGGAAATAACTTATTAGGACATTCACAACAAGATAAGGCCTGAAGAAGTTGAGCTTGTTCGCCGTGATTATACAGCAAATGAAGGATGGGAGACCTTTCTTTCATACGAAGATACACGTCAGGTATGTCAATTCAGCTGTTTTTCTTTGATGATTTACAACTCCTTCGTTGCTCTAGTGTCAAACTAGTAAATTGAACTCAATGTATTTTGCTGCCAAAAGCAGTAACTTACTCTAGATTAttgaaccaaaaaaaattacttgtTCTCTGATGAAAAAAGAAGTTACTTCTACTTTTCCTGCCGTGGTATCAGCACATAACTTCGTATACAGTGATGTAAGCAAGCCTTTTTTCGTTTTTACTTTTTAAGGAAATTTCTTCGGAGTCGTGTCCTGCAATTTAGAAACAAAAAAATGGTCCAGGAAAGTCATATTTCTATTttcattttaacttttaactttaATAAGAGTAGTATATATTAAACATGtcttctagatctttctataaGTGCTGGTAAACTATTGTACTTGCACTATGAAGAGTTCATGTAATTGCTGAAAAACATGTTGCATTGTATGACTGTTAACATCTTCAATATAAGAAGGGACCTTAAATCAGATTTCACTATTCCTTTCTTTTCATTATGCAGGATATTCTTGTTGGATTGCTACGGCTGCGGAAGTGTGGACGAAATGTGACTTGCCCAGAACTCACGGGGAGGTGTTCAATTGTTCGTGAGCTTCATGTTTATGGGACCGCAGTTCCTGTTCATGGTCGAGACACAGATAAACTGCAGCACCAGGGTTATGGTACTCTGCTGATGGAGGAGGCCGAGCGGATCGCTCAGAGGGAGCATAGGTCGACCAAAATCGCTGTTATCTCGGGCGTAGGGACCCGGCATTACTACAGAAAGCTAGGCTATGAGCTTGAAGGTCCTTATATGGTAAAAAGCCTTGTGTAGAAGTATAATTAACAATTTTGCTGCAAGTTGTTACTATTTGCGACTAATTTTGTATCACGGTAGATTGTAATTTAAATGGTATGCATATTTCGATGCCGGTAAAGACAAGTATCAAAGTCCATTTTATAATGCTTCATTTGGAAATTTATAAGCTATAAAATGGAATAATATTTTGCTTTCGGGGTGACAAAGGGAAAGACTTTCCTAGTCaaatggaaaagaaaagaaaaaggaaaatgtTTGTTATGATACGATGGAAAAATGTTTTGACCAACTGTAATAAGAGTGACAACGTGGTTTTTTGAGcacttaattaattatcttCTTGTTGGGATTACTGTTTTAAACAACTTGAAGGTATGGTTGACTCGCTTAAGGTATTGGTTTGTTAAATTGACATACAAGAAATTATATCATGGGTTCGAATCCCTTAAGCcatatttacttttatatagATATTAGAGAAAACATAAGCTTATATGGTGATATAAAAATTGTGTTTTCAATGTACTATGATATAAAAAGTAGTGGCAACTCGTGGTAAGTGAATGGGTTGGAGATAGTGATTGTGCAATGATAGCCGATAGTGATTAAATGTTGGTGGCCAAGGACGATAAATGTACAACGATAGCTGGTGGTGGAAGTGA
It contains:
- the LOC129895478 gene encoding elongator complex protein 3; this translates as MAAAAVAETRKLPRPGRGGVVSLGLTEEEARVRAITEIVNNMVELSRKGKDVDLNALKSAACRKYGLSRAPKLVEMIAALPDSERETLLPKLRAKPVRTASGIAVVAVMSKPHRCPHIATTGNICVYCPGGPDSDFEYSTQSYTGYEPTSMRAIRARYNPYVQARSRIDQLKRLGHSVDKVEFILMGGTFMSLPADYRDYFTRNLHDALSGHTSANVEEAVAYSEHGATKCIGMTIETRPDYCLGPHLRQMLSYGCTRLEIGVQSTYEDVARDTNRGHTVAAVADCFCLAKDAGFKVVAHMMPDLPNVGVERDLESFKEFFESPSFRTDGLKIYPTLVIRGTGLYELWKTGRYRNYPPEQLVDIVARILSMVPPWTRVYRVQRDIPMPLVTSGVEKGNLRELALARMDDLGLKCRDVRTREAGIQDIHNKIRPEEVELVRRDYTANEGWETFLSYEDTRQDILVGLLRLRKCGRNVTCPELTGRCSIVRELHVYGTAVPVHGRDTDKLQHQGYGTLLMEEAERIAQREHRSTKIAVISGVGTRHYYRKLGYELEGPYMVKSLV
- the LOC129896590 gene encoding HVA22-like protein k, coding for MAGMAVFASNLSSEIGLKLLLSPLNTNVIVRTACCSVGIVLPVYSTFKAIEMGSQNEKHKWLLYWAAYGSFSIVEAFTDKFLYWFPLYYHVKLAFLVWLQLPSAEGAKQLYTNHLRPFLMRHQARLDHILELIHGELAKFISTHQAEIQFAKVLLGKTLLSVGSILQQPAQGRVVGTIEGPAEQVETSESEDES